CTGAAGACAAGAATGCCATAGATCATATTACATAAGctaattttaacaaaatgatACGTCAATTTGTTTGCATCATTGTTTTCGACATGCTTTGCttctaccaaaaaaagaaaatcctcatGCTTGCATGTGCTACTTACcaaaaacaagaatatttttgccTGAGGGCAATTTAGATCTCGACCGGGTAGAAACTTCACTCAGTATCGAAGACCTAGAAAAAGAGCATCGTCCTCGTTAGGCTGACAGGCACACACTGCACACAGGCACCAGCACACACCGCTCGTCTGACAGCGCTGATGAGCTCAGCAGATCTACGCGGACCAATCCAGTCACATTCATTCTATTTACAAACTAGGCTGGTTGCAGATAAAGATTTGAGTTCATTTCAATAAAAAGCCTCCCCAGAAGCGTGCCACCTTTTTGAGGAAAGTTTTTATAGCACCTAGAGCACGGGCACTGAAGCCTCCTGACGCTGCTCTCCCGCAGAAGAGCTCACGTTACTGCTCAGCATTACTTCCCAGCTGATGACTAACTCTTCCCACAATCCATTACTGCATTTCACACgcgtttctttttctttttaaactgataaCAGACTGAACAGCAACACATCGAATCCCCCAGGCCCCATACCGCAACCCCCCGTGCGCCACGACCCAACCCCCGGCTCTGCCCCCATCCCCGGCGGCCCCGTTCCCCCAGCGGGCCGGAAAGCTCCTGTCAGCGGGCTGCGGGCTTCACTCCGCCACggccggggctcggggctccGCCGCAGCCGAGGCTCGGGGCTCCCGCCCGCCGCAGGAGGGCcggggcggcgccgcggggcAGGGGGACCCCGCCGTGACAGGCACGGGACGCCCGGCTGGCGGGGCACGAAGGACGCGCGTGTGCACCCCTCCCTCGGCCGGGGGCTCACCACAGAttctgcccttcctcctcctcgctggGCAGCTCGGCGCCGCCGGGCCCGTCCGGCCCCAGCAGCTTCTTCTCCACCAGCACGGGCGCCATCTTGCGAGCCGCAGCCACAAAGAGTGACCTCAGCCGGGCGCGCCGAGGACCCCGCTCCTCCCTCTCCCCGGCCcgcccgctgctgctgccgccaccgcccggtgccgccgccgccgctccccgctcccggctgcgccctgcccggcccggcgctgccccaCGCGGCCGCACAACCGCCCGCAGCCGCGGCCGCGACGCGATCAGGCGGcgcccgggcagccccggcagcgCCTCCGCCCTGGGCGGTGCCTCCCGCGACGGGGGGCGGCCTTCGGCAGCGCCCTCTGGTGCCGGAGGGTGAAGGGGGACGGGGCCGAGATGAAAGGGGACGCGGCCAGAGCCAGAGCCCTGCCCGGGCTCCCGGTGACTTCGCGGTGTGCGGGGGTAGTGTGTGCAGTGTGAATATTCAAGCGATAGATGTAGGTAGAGGGCTGGAATAAAGCTCGAAGATTCCCACCCACCTTTGTGCATCCCTCCGATAAATTTTGTTCTTCTACTCGTGTTACAAAACaattcccacttttttttttttcttcaaacatgCTTTCCCTCACGATTGGGCAGTGACCATCAGGCACTTGCACTTTTCAAAGCACTAGGTAGCATAAGAAGTCTACAAGTGACATGAATGTTTCTTATGCAACTATATTACTAATAACCATTTCGCGtgcatttcaaagcagtttatacaagaaaatacaattaCCAAGAGTGTTCGGTCAATCACTGTCAGACAGATGAATCGACTTGCACAAATTCACACAACACGTCTCTACTCGCTTCCAGTCATGACTCTTCCTTTCTGGATCTTACAAGAACGATTTAATGATGCCTATTTCAGCAATTTTCATTATGAGAGAAttaaagcagcagaggagattGTGGGGATTTCAGCCTTGGAGATTTTCAGCACTTGACAAGGCACAGAGCACCCAGACTAACTTTGAAATTAGGCCTGCTCTAAGGAAGTTGGATTACTGACTCCAGAGGTCATTCACAACCTAAATTATTACCTATAATTAGGTAAATTGTCAATATTGTGATACTCTGATTACATCTGTTACTAAAGATGTACGTCTTCCATATTTTCTCCACTTCAAATATATTTAGGCCAGAATAATATGGATTACTAATACACATTCAGATACTACACGAAATAGAAGCTTGCCTGGACTAGCTTTCGAGTCCTTGGAAAGATACTTTGTGGAGTGCGTAACAGACCAAAATCTCCCTGATGTACACACCACTCCTTGGTATTACTTTTGGCTCAGGTTCTGCAAATATGTAGGCCAATATTTAATTACACCACTTGGAATAGCTCCATTCATAAACGTTTATAGGATTGGGCCTTTACAAAGATATGCCTTAAGGCATCTTTTATAggttctttaatattttaataatatatattttaaaaagtgcaacagctgaaaaacattaaaaaactatttattATATCATCAGCATCATCATTGGTGCAAGTCCTTCAGTTTCAGGTTATCTTGCATGCTTTTAAGCATTTAAGCTACATCATAGTAAAAGCCTACTGCAAATAAGATGCAATAAGATAATTTATTATGGAAAAAGTTTGGTTAACTAATTAGAACAGAAATACTAAGGTTATCACTGAAAAATCAAGTTATTAAGGCTTTCACTAAAGCTTTTTATAACCATTTTATATTTAGCAGAAACAGGGGTTCTGCTCATGCACTTATAtaatacacaaaaaaatgttccaCCATAAATAGAAATCAAATAATCAGTAGCTACACTCTATTTAGTTCACCACTTAAGTATTTTACATAGGTCCATGAATGTCATCCAAGAAATACTGCAGCTGAACCACACACTATCTTCTGTCTAGAAGTTCTGACAAGCTCTATATTTCAATTTATGAGAACCTATGTAAGATTTGCCTAGCGTATTCAGCAGTGCTCAAACATATATTTGGTGCTTTCTCTCATAGATATATCCTGCTTTACTCAGAATTATTTGCAAGCAAGAACTTAACAAAATTATAAAGCTTGTTCTACCAGTCCTCTCTCTCTGAAAGCATACAACCTTCTGTTCAGAAATACCTCTAGTATGTTGATTTTCTTGAACGTTTCCTATGACTTATATGTTCAAAATTAATAGTTATTAGCATTTATATTGTGAATGTTTCGATATCATTAGAAAGGTCTTTATGATCTTTGCAATCACTTAAACATTTCTGCTAACTGTAAGATTCTCCTAATTGTTGACCTGACTGCATAACCTCTTCTGGATGTCTGACAATGTATTCTATTTTTCTACACATACTGCACACCAAGTGCATAACAAAGTATCTTAGCTGCTGATTTCACCgattaaaaggggaaaaaaagtcagaacaTTAACACTTAGCAGTTTCTGGcataaaatattcatgaaaatattcaataaatcaaataattcaaaatattcaataaaCCTTTTCTTGCAAATGGGATAAAATACATTGTAAAAAGattcaaagcaaattaattGTTACAAAATCAAAAGTTTAAGAAtgttaaattcttttttaaaaaagtaacttttattGGTAAAGACTATTTTAGTAgctattttagttttgtttttttaataattacatttaaGTGAAATTTGCAAAGCATAACAATTTCTGTAAATGAATGTTAGCAGTGAAAAACATGAGTTCAAACCAATCTAAATTCTCAAAAGGCTTGTATCATTGTGGTAATACCTCTCTGTTAATAAAGCTGTTCTTCAACTTTCCGCATCAAAATCGAAAATATTCTTGAAAGATGTTATTGatgacttttgcttttttcctgcctctaTAAGATAGTATATACAAAAAACGTCATGACCAATGTTGACACAGAACACTAcacaattttagaaaaaatttcagtagaaaaatggTTGCCACTAAACAGTCCCACATTTACCcagaacacagcaaaaaatgCTATCTGATCCATCCATTAACAGCATCTCTAAATTACATTGGAGACCATTCAAATCCTTAGCATGCAAAACATTGAAATGGCACAAAGACCAACCCCACAGGTTGCAAATTCTAACATCctatatgttgttttttttttttgacagtcaAATCAGCGTGAAAAGATTAGAAATGACCTGGTAGTATATATGATTAGTAGAAAACTAAACTTTAGTTACTTGCACCTGCAACTTGTAGTATTTGCTGGAAAGATCAACGTTTGTCCGTCCTTTCTGAAATGGATAGGACCACAAAATCAAATTCCAGTGATGACCCATTTCTTTTACTCCAGTTAAAAgataattaatttcttcatctgTGAAATCTTTTCggattcttcttttcttgtttaaagTTCTCATGTTTATATCCAGGGAGCCTCTCTCATTGTTCTGTgagtatttattttgatgtaattaaaaaatatgtaaatttacACAGTATTTCACATTCAGAAGCAATGCATTATTACTAGTGATGCAACCTTAACTAGTTCTGAAGAAACAATCGCCTTGTCATGATAATGATGGTTCTTCAATATATTATGTTCAGCCATTTCTTCAGTCACCCACTtaatgaaatacagtatttttctatGACATTgacacatttatttctgttgtgtcTACCTAACTTCCACCCTCAGTATCTGTTTTCTAGTCAGAACAGCTATGCCTTTAGTTTTCTACTATTTCTATACTGTAGAAATTTTCATAAGTACAAGAAAAAAGTATACCTCCATATCCACTAACTTGAAAGGGCAAACAGTAGAAAAATGCTTAACTTCTTTCAGGGACAAATCACTATGAAGTAgaatcagcagaggaggagatgtTTTTATTATGGTTCACTTTGTTACTGGGGTCCTGTTAAGGgtgacttcaaaagaaaatatgcaataCACACTAAtgttacatttataaatatgtgaGCGTATGAGTAGGCTTCGCATAACTAACCTCATCTTCGTCAAGTGAATatatacaattttcttttaactgttgACATTTCTGgcagtgcttttctttcacacatTGTCTCTTCAAGTTAGCATCCTGGTTTTTTTGGAAAGCTATGAAATTATGAACAAGGCCACCTCTTAGTTACTCTGAACTAACCGAGCTCTACTGTAAAACTGAATGTAGTGTtgtaaaagaacatttattcTAATGAACATGAATACATAAATGTTGCTTTATTAGTAATATCTAATTTTCATTAGATCTTTTTCCAGTCATTGTCATTAACGTGTCAGGATTATTTAGGTACTGGAAGCAACTCGCAAATAATAGGATTTAACCCAAAATAAACCCCAATAATACTATGACTGAAGGTACAAGAATGACTATTTAAATTCTCAGCTATTTGTCTCTAGTAGAAAGCTTGGATGCCTTTTTCAATGCCCTGAGCTAAAGGTAAAAATTGATCTTTAAGTTACTCTTGTTACAGTATTAATTTTCTGGTAATACTCACACTTTTCATATGTTGGTAGCAAGTTATATTCTTCAGGTAACTGAGTATTTTTATCATGTTCATCTCTATGGGAAGtgtcagatttgttttttctaatcGGAGTCAAAAgaatacctaaaaaaaaataaaagattttgtctttttcttgaacgaaaaaaaaacacacaaaacacaggTAACATTTTAGGAACTAAAATTTATGACAAGACCATCTTTTGAGCCATACTACCatctgaaagactgaaaaatccagttaagttcagaaaatatttacttgctAAAGGTAATATATTAGTGTAATGAGTTATTGAGATGAAAtaatcatcttttctttttaataaaagtttttaaacttCCATGGCTATCATAGCCAAATTAGTTTCTgaatatgattttaaatatatatacatatatatatatatatatacacacatgcatctACTAGCTGTTACcagaaattaattatataatGATGTAAACAAGGTTTTTGGAAATAgcacactaaaaataaattcctgacTGGTGGGCTGATTTTTCAGAatagaatgttttttttaaagtaatattaatGTTCAAGAATTTAAGTACTGATTTTGAGAGCTTCTTCAGCCTGCTTTAAAATTCCTTGTCAGTCCTAAGTAACGGTATGGGTCACTAGTTGATGAATGTATTATTTTGACTGCAGTCGGAGCTCTGCAGGATGTACCCAAAATCACCACATTGTGAAGAAAATTCCTTGTGAATTATgcaaaaaatagatatatttgcGGAGTGAAGAAAAGAGTTCAAATTATAACCAACTTTTTCAATATAccatagaataaaatattttaaaagatacataTTCCACTATTTACAAATGGACAGTTGTGCATTATAGacattaccatttttttttaggggCAACTGATGCTTTTGTAAGCACAGGGTTCTGAAATTGTACTGCGGAGGCTGATAGAGCTAATATTCACTTTCCCATCTCAATTTGTCAGTAATGTCTTACTCAACAACTCAGTATACAGAACAGGTAAACAAACCTCCTTAATTTTCTGATAGGTTACTTCCAGACACTTGCTCTAGTATTGTTATGTATTTCAAGTCTACTTTTAGCTATTTAGCGCTCAGAAACCCAAGCCCTTAGCAGAACTCcaagaaggaacagaaacagaaataggaCAACACAGCTATAGCGCTGAATCTAGGTGCAGCTGAATGATGCTGAATCTAGGAACAAGCAGCTGCACTGTGATCTGATCCTGACTACAcctctacatttttaaaattaaggctacaaaactgaaaaatagcagATGGCATGGAAGTAACCCTAGCAGGACTCAATGCAAGTGCCAGATAACTTAATTGTAAAGTAGTATGTGTAACAATTTTATGACTATAAATTATGCATTCTCTGACAGATTGTTGACAGAATCCACATACAATATCATAATTCTTTATCCACAGGCTCTCATGGTGAAACCCTGCAATAAGATTACTCAGATAATAAGTGCTTTTTGCATTAATTTCCAAACTAAGGCCTTACTTTGGAAATTATCCTTTTTGCTCTTAAAAGTTGATGTCTCTGTATGcgattttcctttctttattggGGTCAGCAGTATTTCTAAAAAGTATAAGATAGAGACCATTAAAAATGCCAGCAGACAGTAActgtttaattacttttaaaaattgcctctgttaaaccagaaaaataaaagatgcttttaaatAAGATGAATGCTCTTCTTATTGATCAATAATTGTAAGCCTCTTTTCATCCATGAGCATGTAATATTGGAATGAAACAAGCTTGTGGTAAAGGTCATCCATTCACACTTATTGCAACTTTATATATTCCCTTCTATTAATATTTGACTAACTGTGGCAAACAGGAGAGTTTTTGTCAAAGATTCAACACCACTGACAAGAAGTACACCAGATCCTCCAAAAAAGTGGCTAGTTCCAATCTCACTTAGTACAAATCATTGACAAATCATATAAAGTGAGTAGGATATCAGAATAAGAATTTGTTAAAACAAGTTACTAAAcagttactaaaaaaaaaacacaaaataaattactctcaTAAGCTGCATATCTACTGTTATTAGAAACAGGCAACTTCTTAAGTTcctttttatatctttcttcAGCTTCCAGAATGACTTTGTGATGATAGCATAGGTATGGACAACTTCGCAGCATCTTGCTAAAAGTTTTACTATTGAATGACAGACCTGCTGTTGTacaacctggaaaaaaaaatagggcatTATAGAAACAGTAAGCATAACTGCTATAGCAGCCATCATAAAATCCATCATGTTGCTATGATCTACAATTCAACCTCCAATTTTTCATATACATATGTTAAAAGaggttatttatttctgtatcttcttgaaaatacttatttcttgttttgtgctTGCTCTCTAAATTTGTTTTCGATGTGACCTATGGAACCAAATTATAATGCACTTCAACTCTAGAATTACTAAATTAGGCACATATCCTctacagaagtaaaaatattgaTGGGATGGGAAGAAAGGGCCCCTGTTCCCTTTGCACTGAAAGAACGATTTCTGCAGGAGCTAAAACATAAAACATGTCTTTGCTTTACTTTGAAACTTTGTGTTGTGACAGCTATCTGCATTAACCTGAATAACTGATAAGCCTAACTTATGTATGAATTCCCTCACAGGAAGCCTTCTGATTTGTTTCTGAGGTCATAACCTATGCTAATATATGGTTTAGTAATTCTTAAGTGTTCTCACTGTTAGTTATGGCAGCTGAAACCGAACTTCTGTGAAAAATTTGAAGGGCACAGGTACATCTCTGCAATATTCTAGCCTAAGATAAAGCACTGCTGAAACTCAGGTTGAAACTACTTGAACAACTTGATTTCATATGCCCACATGATATTTGACGGTGGACTATGGATCCATTTTAAAAAGACCATACAGATTCCACTTATAAATGCTGAGTAGCAGAGGCATTTTCATAACCTACTGATGAACTATgttcaggaaggaaaatacagaggaaCTGTGGGATGCAGTCATGGACTGCTGTGAAAGCCTCTCTGTATTTAAGAGCAGTaaggcagagaaaacagaagggctTCATAAGAGTTAGGAAGCTTAGCAAGGTGAATACATAAGGGATTTGAGcagggcttcattttttttcctctgaggaggCAAAGACCAGCTCTTAAGTATTTCTGTAACTACTGAGCgtttttttaagctgttgtaCATTGTTTCTTAGTAAAGCCACCTTTAGTAAAGATCCACAAATCAAGATCAGAATATGTAAGGTTTATgtcaacatttcttttattttaggagcagagaaaggaaaggaagcagttAAGGATTAGAGAACAGGTAATCCAACATAAGTGTTAAGATTTCTGTAATGTCAGGTTCACTTACTGATTTGGTGTCTCTTCAATGCTTCTTTTATGAATTTAGGAAACAAAGACCTAAGATATTTACCTAAACACCttaaatctgtcattttaagGGATGCAGTTGTAGTCAAggtacttttttcttccttggttaTCTCTGATGAGAATGAATGGTGGTctaaataaggaagaaaaaaaatgctaggaagaaaatgcaagctATCATTTGCTAGGGGAATCATGCATCAGCATACCTATATTCAATTCTATTTTCAATTTATAGATTAGGAAAGTTGAATTCACGTAACAGCAGAAAATCCAAATGAAATTTCCTGAAGTTCTCTGAATGGAGAGTATTTATGTTTACATAAATCCAGAATTATGTATAATTCAATGcttagtttttatttactttcctaATGAAGCGTATCACTTCAACTTGAACACAGCAAAATAACCCTGTAAACTTACATTGCTTAAATAAGTTCTGTGAACATGATCTTTATTTAGAATCAGATACTCGAAGTGTGATGTACTGGAATACTActtgttttacatttaaataattatttgtgaaaaacagctttgtCCCTTGTAAAGCTACCATTCTGGCAAACACTAAACTAATGAGTGATTTTGTAAATTAATTGGAGACTAAATTATGAGCAAAAATTTGATTGACCATATTccaattctgaaataaatacacatataaagaaaatcaatgcaAACCTGAAGAACTCTTATTCTACCACCATCCACACACACTCAAAATGTAGGAACATCTTCAGGCAAAAGTCAGTCTCACAGGTAGGTTCTATCCCCACACTTAAAAGTACAGTACAAAACCAGTAGCCTTGCACGTGTTCTATTTAAGGGCTTCAATTGTTCAGTATGGATTGCATTCAgacttaatttaaaacatttatctgTAAGACATTCAGttgaatagtttaaaaaaagctaaaaaaatcttacaagaaaaaagaacattctAGATAAGGTTGTATATAACATAAAATTCCAGAATTATTCAGTTAAAGaatattacaaataatttattttgtcatctaacttaaaaatgataaaaaagtaGTGATAAAAGTGaacaaaactaattaaaataattaagaacaaaattatCTAAAACAGGAATATGATTAGCTATTTGTACCTGATGTGCACGCCTGTTTCATATTTCTAACAGTCTTTGCTGGTTGTTTAAATGAGCCTTTCCTTGAAAGATTAACAACGTGAACAAATTTTATATCAAGTttcaaaacatacatttaattGTAAATTAATACACACAttccaaaatacagaacaaaaaacacattacatatacaaaagataaaattcttaaaaaaaatggtatttatcCCAAGTTCCTGAGCTAGAAGTATCCAGCATGACACTATCATCTTAGAAATTTATTTACCAAATATGTGTGATTAGCATTCCTTGCAGTGCTATGCAGCATGTTTGTTCCAGCATTCGGAACACAGTACTTTCCTGGCATTCGCTGCTTTCCAGAATCATTTCCAATTCCAGTTTATATCAGAGCTACTCAGTACACATTAAACTTCCAAAGAAGTGTTCAGAATACTGTAACTTTTACCAGGTGTGGCAATTGCTCTAAAAGGTAATTTGTCATCTTCTCTTCTTACACTGAGTATCTTTTATGCAACCAACACATTCCTATGATACCATGATCATGCATTTTTCAGCATCATTAACTACCTTTGAATGCTGCAGAAGCAAGGAGCCTAATCCATGGTCGTGCTCAGGTAACTCTTGTttttacacatacacacatgcaagGAAAGCGCTTTTTCCACAAGATGTATTTACTGATAATTTTGTGCTTCAAAGGTCagaacaacaaaccaaaaaaagctaGAATTTAGAAGTagaatttaactgaaaatacCATGGAAAATATACTAGGCCCTTGATAATTTCTGTGCTAGCTGCAAAGTCACAATATAATACATGCTAGCAAGCTGTATAGGACCACGGTCCAGCCAGCCACATAAAGGAAGCACAACAAAAAtgtggaacaaaaaaaaaatcatagttttGTTCATATTCCCACTGCCTGTCTCAGAGGACATTTCTATGTAAATGCAAGACAATGGAATCTACACTTATTCTTGCAGGTTGCCTATAATTCACTTTTTGTTTATCAGTAAGAAAGATAACCATAGgaagcaaaagaggaaaataagcaTTTGTGTGAGATAGGTGCATAAAGCAAGAGAACAGTAaatgactgtatttttcttcccatgcaGTGAACGAACTGAatataaaagaagagaaacatggccaaaagctttttttttttccttcttcatagGAACTACAATTTGAATTCTTGCAGAGCAGTTCTAtaactgctgttttccttttaagtgcACATTACATAAGTATTTAGGGTTCGGTTTCATCCAAGCCAATGGGTCAAATCCTAATCTTCTAAATCAGTGTGAATTTGAAGGCAGAAGATGCTTTCTCATCACTATGTTCAAGACCACAGAACATGGCTTGTCACAGGCTCTCTATACAAATCATCAGAAGCCTACCattaacagggaaaaatatataaacagtgACACTGTAGTGTCTATAACATCTAGTACAAATGCATAGCTAGTAACCAATAATTGAAAAGGCTGACATTCAATTCAGAAGTTACTAATGAAAAACAACTTACTATTTCTGCTTAGATGCAAGATACTTACTGTACTTGAAGAACAGACTGCCTTTTTTCACCACCTTTCTTTTCACTCGACTTACGATGACTTTGAAGTACACTGTCTGTCTGCACTTCACAAACTGGCCGTGGAATATCATTCTGTTCACTTTTTCTAGTAGAAGTGTTTACTGGATTCATAGCAttcactgtttcatttttcagggGAGAATTCACAGCTAGAGCAAGAACCGGACCATCCAAATTAGACGTTAATCGTGGATAACGTATTTCTTTATGTGTTCTTTCTATATATGTTTCTGGACCACTAGGATTCACTTTGGGGTATTTTGATGCTTCAACACTGTTTTCTGAAGGTCTATCAACAAATACTCTTCCTTGCACTCTTTCCtgtattgaaaaatattagTAACTATATGAGctcttaaaaaacacaaaaacaactaAGTAAATCTAATAAGAAGATTAACTAGGATAGATCAATCTAATCCCTGAATGAATTGAAAACCGACAAAACAGCAAGGCTATCAAAGGTGTCAAAGGGTTATTAAGTGATAGTTCCAGACTGAAGCAATGGATGTGCTACTAATACAGAACACTTGGtaaattttaattaactgaAGATCCAGACAAATAACACAACATTTGCTATTCCACACCCAGAGATACCCTCCAGTTATACAGCACAagcaaaataatgtaataacaaaactgtatttcagtttaCATTCACATGTATGCATTAGCTATCCTGTCACAGCTGTACAGTCATGGATATTCCGTGCTTGTGAATATTAAACTATAAATTTAAGCAAttggcaattaaaataaaatccaactCCTgtttttccaacctaaatgatctCAACTTTGTAGAAAATCTATTCTTCTAATAAACTAAAATGCTTCATGAAGTTCAGATGCCCTCTTTTTCTGACTGCACTCAATACTTCTAACTTTGTATGATAGACAATAATGGCAAAAAACACAGGTTGTAGTTTCTCATACATCCCATATCTTCCCTACTTTTCTAGCTCACACTAGAAATTATCTTAAGGGTTTACACCCTATTGCTCCCTAGACTCTGAGAAGATGTGCTTAGTTTTACCCTACTTTGGTAAACATGCCAACCTCATCATGTTCTTTTTCAATCAATTTTATTCTGtgtaaaatttcttttgctttcttccagtaGTCCTGTAGACTTCTTTCTCTGATTTGCATGTCTGCTTCCAACTCATCTGCATTCTTCTCATTTAATGAACTCTCATTGATTTTCAGGGACAATTGTTCAGCTTTATAAAACATAAAGTTAATATTCCAAATTTTAATCACTGaatactttaatatttattatattttagtaTTCTGAGGGAGTGACCCCCCGTAATTAATAACGCAAAATATAACATCCTGCTAATCTAAATTTATACATACACATTCATACACTTCAAAGATAAACTGCAATTACAAGAAGCAAGTGCAGCGTTTCCATTAAGTAATCACTGAGCTTGCAACTACAGTTGTTACAACCTGtttataaaattatgttttgttcTAAATCACTTTATTCAGGACAGCTCCTTCACCAgtatggcttttaaaaataaaacacctccGTATCAATGGAGGCTGAAAAGTACCATATTCCCTCAGTTGTACACTTAAACAAAACTCTCAGATACACTTTTAGTGCAAAAATCTAGATACATGCTTTTTACTGATTAGCATTGCATAATACCTTCAGTGCTATAGGACCTGAAGGACAAGGTGTCTTTCTGCTTCATGGG
This sequence is a window from Cygnus atratus isolate AKBS03 ecotype Queensland, Australia chromosome 12, CAtr_DNAZoo_HiC_assembly, whole genome shotgun sequence. Protein-coding genes within it:
- the TERB1 gene encoding telomere repeats-binding bouquet formation protein 1: MENRNVQKTLCDMKTDLNLLLECLKYQMDCPLSQKEALITIYSICQQNSEASEYFREIGGLRFINDLAKSSVHCIVKEAALFTLGIIMESNVYCQQSLCTSALFEDLILFLINKDSGVNLKRMSVYVILVLVSNNKYGQTYVRETGCIGLLLQLFRTTLSTSEMNLSDENTYQCYQLWSSVCSTLCACVNNPQNEDNQSICCAVFPYAKEWLESCTEPEIVRPICSFVGLTVANNSTVQKYFVSVGGLDTLAKVLIKLMHDSCMSHSSTKLAVVVTKTLDACIANDSAMGGALVKYHTVSELLNLLSNDTLDTGEKISIILTIGHCTEVCEENQYELLKNNGLPLMIQVLTESQDEELNKAATFVLQNCKQMTEQLSLKINESSLNEKNADELEADMQIRERSLQDYWKKAKEILHRIKLIEKEHDEERVQGRVFVDRPSENSVEASKYPKVNPSGPETYIERTHKEIRYPRLTSNLDGPVLALAVNSPLKNETVNAMNPVNTSTRKSEQNDIPRPVCEVQTDSVLQSHRKSSEKKGGEKRQSVLQVQKGSFKQPAKTVRNMKQACTSDHHSFSSEITKEEKSTLTTTASLKMTDLRCLGCTTAGLSFNSKTFSKMLRSCPYLCYHHKVILEAEERYKKELKKLPVSNNSRYAAYEKILLTPIKKGKSHTETSTFKSKKDNFQSILLTPIRKNKSDTSHRDEHDKNTQLPEEYNLLPTYEKSFQKNQDANLKRQCVKEKHCQKCQQLKENCIYSLDEDENNERGSLDINMRTLNKKRRIRKDFTDEEINYLLTGVKEMGHHWNLILWSYPFQKGRTNVDLSSKYYKLQRQEKSKSHQ